A genomic window from Solanum dulcamara chromosome 11, daSolDulc1.2, whole genome shotgun sequence includes:
- the LOC129872790 gene encoding uncharacterized protein LOC129872790, protein MISLPIGLNTAFFIACGPGTLAFNAAMNATSSQTQSISPGSSTLQTFGKKYDVNSVAKESLMRDANVSDSSILGYPRAPAFGVPKSAAPLLKSSGFVKSAFGINQKGSRTASYIATPDIDCTIPDGAKIQSICGMQTYKDKSQEELRFEDYQLGQKCGSSCGISGTQGFGIINNTRPFISPVFNQATVDQLFYSLFPSTFVVERAEVDSLSDEISTATASTPFPKSQSISHIFPPNTSLLNSCGTGSRVESTASDVSFSLWIHSRPFAPLNPSSNSSTTSTFSPLRNPWSLSTSVPLSPCSVSPSTYPLLAKSSAHVFGQKNSFSPTPVLTTGGAPQSTLCLNCLKLSQPTPPGLCNVSSTPLAVSQNTPLFFGPLQPEMTPKVGAILPTTNASHPSTST, encoded by the exons ATGATTTCTCTGCCAATTGGATTAAATACAGCTTTCTTTATCGCCTGTGGTCCAG GGACATTAGCCTTTAATGCAGCAATGAATGCTACATCTAGTCAAACACAAAGCATATCTCCGGGCTCATCCACTTTACAAACATTTGGAAAGAAATATGACGTTAACAGCGTGGCCAAGGAATCTCTGATGAGGGATGCCAATGTCTCAGACTCCTCCATTCTTGGATATCCAAGAGCTCCTGCATTTGGTGTTCCAA AAAGTGCAGCACCTTTGCTCAAGAGCTCTGGTTTTGTAAAGTCCGCATTTGGTATTAATCAGAAAGGAAGCAGAACAGCATCATACATTGCAACTCCAGATATAGATTGCACAATACCTGATGGTGCAAAAATTCAATCCATTTGTGGAATGCAGACTTATAAAGATAAAAGCCAGGAGGAGTTGAGGTTTGAGGACTACCAGTTAG GTCAGAAATGTGGTTCTTCATGTGGTATTTCCGGTACACAGGGATTTGGTATCATCAACAACACACGGCCTTTCATATCACCAGTATTTAACCAAGCAACTGTTGATCAACttttttattccctttttccaAGTACATTTGTAGTGGAAAGAGCAGAGGTTGACTCTCTATCAGATGAAATTTCTACAGCAACTGCATCTACCCCATTTCCGAAGTCACAGTCCATTTCCCATATATTTCCCCCCAATACATCATTGTTAAACTCTTGTGGCACTGGAAGTAGAGTGGAATCTACTGCCTCAGATGTTTCTTTTTCTCTGTGGATCCATTCAAGGCCGTTTGCACCTTTAAATCCATCTTCCAATTCTTCCACTACCTCCACCTTTTCTCCATTAAGGAATCCATGGTCTTTATCAACATCTGTCCCTCTATCTCCATGTTCAGTCTCACCTTCCACATATCCTTTGTTAGCAAAATCATCTGCCCATGTTTTTGGTCAAAAGAACTCTTTTTCTCCCACTCCTGTTTTAACTACAGGAGGCGCTCCACAATCCACATTATGCTTGAATTGCCTAAAGCTGTCTCAGCCTACTCCACCAGGACTTTGTAATGTTTCAAGCACTCCACTTGCTGTGAGTCAAAATACT CCTCTGTTCTTTGGTCCTCTGCAGCCAGAAATGACTCCTAAAGTTGGAGCAATACTTCCAACAACCAACGCTTCTCACCCATCAACAAGTACTTAA